A genomic window from Pseudonocardia broussonetiae includes:
- a CDS encoding polyadenylate-specific 3'-exoribonuclease AS, whose amino-acid sequence MRFFYDCEFIEDGTTIDLVSIGVVGEDGREFYAVSTEFDPSRAGAWVRANVLPKLPSPADPAWRSRSRLRADLLDFVTEPGGDVEMWAWIAAYDHVALCQLWGAMPALPRALPRFTRELRQRWEDAGRPALPPPTADAHDALADARLNLRRWEAIESAVAARS is encoded by the coding sequence GTGCGCTTCTTCTACGACTGCGAGTTCATCGAGGACGGCACCACGATCGACCTGGTGTCCATCGGGGTGGTCGGGGAGGACGGACGCGAGTTCTACGCGGTCTCCACCGAGTTCGACCCGTCGCGCGCGGGGGCGTGGGTGCGGGCCAACGTGCTGCCCAAGCTGCCCTCGCCCGCCGACCCCGCGTGGCGGTCCCGGTCGCGCCTGCGCGCCGACCTGCTCGACTTCGTCACCGAGCCCGGCGGGGACGTGGAGATGTGGGCGTGGATCGCGGCGTACGACCACGTGGCGCTGTGCCAGCTGTGGGGGGCGATGCCCGCCCTCCCGCGGGCGCTGCCGCGGTTCACCCGCGAGCTGCGCCAGCGCTGGGAGGACGCGGGCCGCCCGGCCCTGCCCCCGCCCACCGCCGACGCGCACGACGCCCTGGCCGACGCGCGGTTGAACCTGCGTCGGTGGGAGGCGATCGAGTCGGCGGTGGCCGCCCGGTCCTGA
- a CDS encoding MFS transporter, whose translation MDRTVSTTTGTPPGPPAGLRPGGTLAITAGGTLLSMTAFTAPFSIIPTVARDLGAGPVGTSWVLSSMSLGLAVALLTSGAIGDEVGRRRVFVAGAALLAAGSAACALAPDAWTFVVGRVLEGIGSAAVIACGLALISHTFPGPDRARATGIWGACMGAGPAVGPPLGAVLAAVADWRFAFVVVAVVSVLLAVAGQRLLTESRSGRGRRVDVTGALLLAVGTGALLAGLTEGRRGWTGPLALGLVAGAVVVLAVFLVHQRRAREPMLELALFRRPALVSATFAAFVTGAAIIALMSFVAVVLESGLAYTSVQASVIGIGWSGFSVVFALLARRIPLRVPGAARLAAGLLTIALGLLPLALLDTGAPLAQVLVGLVVAGVGSGVVNATLAREAVASVPAASAGAGSGLNNSSRYIGAAFGVTVVTALAVHPDGTPASLVAGWNTAVLVGIVLSVVGAVVVLLLQRAETRYLAAAAAV comes from the coding sequence ATGGACCGCACGGTCAGCACCACGACCGGCACCCCGCCCGGGCCGCCCGCCGGCCTGCGCCCCGGCGGCACGCTCGCCATCACCGCAGGCGGCACCCTGCTCTCGATGACGGCGTTCACCGCACCGTTCTCGATCATCCCGACGGTCGCGCGCGACCTCGGCGCCGGTCCGGTCGGCACCTCCTGGGTGCTGAGCTCGATGAGCCTCGGGCTGGCCGTCGCGCTGCTCACCTCCGGCGCCATCGGCGACGAGGTCGGGCGGCGGCGCGTGTTCGTCGCCGGGGCAGCACTGCTCGCGGCCGGCTCGGCCGCCTGCGCCCTCGCCCCCGACGCCTGGACGTTCGTCGTCGGCCGGGTGCTGGAGGGGATCGGTTCCGCCGCGGTGATCGCCTGCGGGCTGGCGCTGATCAGCCACACGTTCCCCGGCCCCGACCGCGCCCGCGCCACGGGAATCTGGGGCGCGTGCATGGGTGCGGGCCCCGCCGTCGGGCCGCCGCTCGGCGCGGTGCTGGCCGCGGTGGCGGACTGGCGCTTCGCGTTCGTCGTCGTCGCGGTGGTGTCGGTGCTGCTGGCCGTCGCCGGGCAGCGCCTGCTCACCGAGTCGCGCTCCGGGCGCGGCCGGCGGGTCGACGTCACCGGGGCGCTGCTGCTGGCCGTCGGCACCGGCGCCCTGCTCGCCGGGCTCACCGAGGGCCGCCGCGGCTGGACCGGCCCGCTCGCGCTCGGCCTCGTCGCCGGTGCGGTGGTCGTCCTCGCGGTGTTCCTGGTGCACCAGCGGCGGGCGCGGGAGCCAATGCTGGAGCTCGCCCTGTTCCGCCGGCCCGCGCTGGTCTCCGCCACGTTCGCCGCGTTCGTCACCGGCGCCGCGATCATCGCGCTGATGTCGTTCGTGGCCGTGGTGCTGGAGAGCGGTCTGGCCTACACGTCGGTGCAGGCGTCGGTGATCGGCATCGGCTGGTCGGGGTTCAGCGTCGTGTTCGCGCTGCTCGCCCGCCGGATCCCGCTGCGGGTCCCCGGCGCGGCCCGCCTCGCCGCCGGCCTGCTGACGATCGCGCTGGGCCTGCTGCCGCTGGCGCTGCTCGACACCGGCGCCCCGCTGGCGCAGGTGCTCGTGGGGCTGGTCGTGGCGGGCGTCGGCAGCGGGGTGGTCAACGCGACGCTGGCCCGTGAGGCCGTGGCGAGCGTCCCGGCCGCCAGCGCGGGCGCGGGCAGCGGCCTCAACAACTCCAGCCGCTACATCGGCGCGGCCTTCGGCGTCACGGTCGTGACGGCGCTGGCCGTGCACCCCGACGGCACCCCCGCGAGCCTCGTGGCCGGGTGGAACACGGCCGTGCTCGTCGGGATCGTGCTGAGCGTGGTGGGCGCGGTCGTCGTCCTGCTGCTGCAGCGGGCCGAGACCCGCTACCTGGCAGCGGCCGCCGCCGTCTGA
- a CDS encoding GGDEF domain-containing protein, with translation MTGPSPPRAAWPAAAWTRSPLVVGVAVLVLALGAVVLRPEGSGVAAWWPAAGVAVAAAACTTGRRRGAVLIAVGAGILAANLLGGRPVALAVAFTAANVAEAALAARLLSADGHPELRTLPQLARLLGAAGAGALVAGTLSAAGVALLAAGDPWAAGSAAAAAHGAAIVVLVPAVMHLPDRAAPPRRWEVAALWALVVAGTVVVFLPGQTMPLGFLVVAALAGTGLRLGVRAASAQLVAVGVVVGVLSALGGGPFAAAGRAHGPAVTGTLEQLYLGSCAVVVLALAISVAQREAALVQLARLRRFDLAVLEVVNAGVLACDADGNVLVRNRVHRRATGVDRTVDDADGHVLATGIRVTQDGVALPPSRTPMQRALAGEVLTDESLRIEPASGPASDVVAMAGPIHDHDGSLLGAVVAFADVTAERAVQARLRESLAFREAVLAVSPDTLFLFDPRSRETLWLSPSGTGSPEDSPTDLVALGGEPCQQRVHPADVARLVAADEAARGLADGAVLKLRLRIRDWQGRYRWVSRRVTPFDRDEAGEVTALLGVARDITENVELEERLAAAALHDPLTGLPNRRLLADRLETALHRASRTGSEVPVLFCDLDGFKVVNDTAGHAVGDALLQATAARLKKVLRPQDTVARVGGDEFVAVLDPALRAVDPVDARAEVRRQARSVARRIVVALAEPFVVDGVPHAITVSIGITFAVAGAEPEQALRDADRAMYQAKLLGKGRHQELDDVSGQA, from the coding sequence ATGACCGGACCGTCGCCGCCGCGTGCCGCCTGGCCGGCCGCCGCGTGGACCCGCTCCCCCCTCGTCGTGGGCGTCGCCGTGCTGGTGCTCGCCCTGGGCGCCGTGGTGCTGCGCCCCGAGGGCTCCGGGGTGGCGGCGTGGTGGCCCGCGGCGGGCGTCGCCGTCGCGGCGGCGGCCTGCACGACCGGCCGCCGGCGCGGGGCGGTGCTGATCGCCGTGGGCGCCGGGATCCTCGCGGCCAACCTCCTCGGGGGCCGGCCGGTCGCCCTCGCCGTGGCCTTCACCGCCGCCAACGTGGCCGAGGCGGCCCTGGCCGCGCGCCTGCTGTCCGCCGACGGCCACCCGGAGCTGCGCACGCTGCCGCAGCTGGCGCGCCTGCTCGGCGCCGCGGGCGCCGGAGCGCTGGTCGCCGGGACCCTCAGCGCCGCGGGCGTGGCGCTGCTGGCCGCCGGGGACCCCTGGGCGGCGGGGTCGGCGGCCGCGGCCGCGCACGGCGCCGCGATCGTCGTGCTGGTGCCGGCGGTGATGCACCTGCCCGATCGCGCCGCTCCCCCGCGCCGGTGGGAGGTCGCGGCGCTGTGGGCGCTGGTCGTCGCCGGGACCGTGGTGGTGTTCCTGCCCGGGCAGACGATGCCGCTCGGGTTCCTCGTCGTCGCCGCGCTCGCCGGCACCGGGCTGCGCCTGGGCGTGCGGGCCGCGTCGGCCCAGCTGGTGGCCGTCGGCGTGGTCGTCGGGGTGCTCAGCGCGCTGGGCGGCGGCCCGTTCGCCGCCGCGGGGCGGGCGCACGGGCCGGCCGTCACCGGCACCCTGGAGCAGCTCTACCTCGGGTCGTGCGCGGTCGTCGTGCTGGCGCTGGCGATCTCGGTGGCCCAGCGGGAGGCCGCGCTGGTGCAGCTCGCCCGGCTGCGCCGGTTCGACCTGGCCGTCCTCGAGGTCGTCAACGCCGGGGTGCTCGCCTGCGACGCCGACGGCAACGTCCTGGTGCGCAACCGCGTGCACCGGCGCGCCACGGGCGTAGACCGGACCGTCGACGACGCCGACGGGCACGTGCTCGCCACCGGCATCCGGGTCACGCAGGACGGGGTCGCGCTGCCGCCCTCGCGCACCCCGATGCAGCGGGCGCTGGCCGGGGAGGTGCTCACCGACGAGTCGCTGCGGATCGAGCCCGCGTCCGGGCCGGCCTCCGACGTCGTCGCGATGGCCGGGCCGATCCACGACCACGACGGTTCGCTGCTCGGCGCCGTCGTCGCGTTCGCCGACGTCACCGCGGAGCGCGCCGTGCAGGCCCGGCTGCGGGAGAGCCTGGCGTTCCGCGAGGCCGTGCTGGCCGTCAGCCCGGACACGCTGTTCCTGTTCGACCCGCGCAGCCGCGAGACGCTGTGGCTGTCCCCGTCGGGCACCGGGTCGCCGGAGGACTCCCCCACGGACCTCGTCGCGCTCGGCGGCGAGCCGTGCCAGCAGCGGGTGCACCCCGCGGACGTCGCCCGCCTGGTCGCCGCCGACGAGGCCGCGCGCGGCCTCGCCGACGGGGCCGTGCTCAAGCTGCGCCTGCGCATCCGCGACTGGCAGGGCCGCTACCGCTGGGTGTCCCGGCGCGTCACGCCGTTCGACCGCGACGAGGCGGGTGAGGTCACGGCGCTGCTGGGCGTCGCCCGCGACATCACCGAGAACGTCGAGCTCGAGGAGCGCCTCGCCGCGGCGGCCCTGCACGACCCGCTCACCGGGCTGCCCAACCGCCGCCTGCTCGCCGACCGGCTGGAGACCGCCCTGCACCGGGCGTCGCGCACCGGCAGCGAGGTGCCGGTGCTGTTCTGCGACCTCGACGGCTTCAAGGTCGTCAACGACACCGCGGGCCACGCCGTCGGCGACGCCCTGCTGCAGGCCACCGCCGCCCGCCTCAAGAAGGTCCTGCGGCCGCAGGACACCGTCGCGCGCGTCGGCGGCGACGAGTTCGTGGCCGTGCTCGACCCGGCGCTGCGGGCCGTCGACCCGGTCGACGCCCGCGCCGAGGTGCGCCGCCAGGCCCGGTCGGTGGCGCGGCGGATCGTCGTGGCGCTGGCCGAGCCGTTCGTCGTCGACGGGGTGCCGCACGCGATCACGGTGAGCATCGGCATCACGTTCGCCGTGGCCGGAGCCGAGCCCGAGCAGGCCCTGCGCGACGCCGACCGCGCGATGTACCAGGCCAAGCTGCTCGGCAAGGGCCGCCACCAGGAGCTCGACGACGTCTCCGGGCAGGCCTGA
- a CDS encoding ROK family protein — protein MLKRTALTVGVDVGGTSVRAGVVDGEGAVLDTARAPTPRGEAALEATVARVIGELAGRHRVAAAGLALAGFITPDLRGVRFAPHLSWRDAPVADRIAARTGLPVVVEHDANAAALAERHFGAAAGASTVVFVALGTGIGAALLVEGKLFRGAHGVAPELGHLRVVPGGRPCACGKSGCWERYCSGTALATTAVEMIARDPGLSPALRRLVVDDPGRVTGRRVAAAAREGDPLACAAVADLARWLGEGLALVADVFDPELVVIGGGVSASAPLFLDDAREHYASRLTGAGRRPLARIRTAQLGEDAAVVGAARLAREAG, from the coding sequence GTGCTGAAGCGCACGGCCCTGACGGTCGGGGTCGACGTCGGCGGCACCAGCGTGCGCGCCGGCGTCGTCGACGGCGAGGGCGCCGTCCTGGACACCGCCCGCGCCCCGACGCCGCGCGGCGAGGCGGCGCTGGAGGCCACGGTCGCGCGGGTGATCGGCGAGCTGGCCGGGCGGCACCGCGTGGCCGCGGCCGGCCTGGCGCTGGCCGGCTTCATCACCCCCGACCTGCGCGGGGTCCGGTTCGCCCCGCACCTGTCCTGGCGCGACGCCCCCGTGGCCGACCGCATCGCGGCGCGCACCGGGCTGCCCGTGGTCGTCGAGCACGACGCCAACGCCGCCGCGCTCGCCGAGCGCCACTTCGGCGCCGCCGCCGGGGCGTCGACGGTGGTCTTCGTGGCGCTGGGCACCGGGATCGGCGCGGCCCTGCTCGTCGAGGGGAAGCTGTTCCGCGGCGCGCACGGCGTGGCACCCGAGCTGGGGCACCTGCGGGTCGTGCCCGGCGGGCGCCCGTGCGCGTGCGGGAAGTCGGGGTGCTGGGAGCGCTACTGCAGCGGCACCGCGCTGGCCACGACCGCCGTGGAGATGATCGCCCGTGACCCCGGGCTCTCACCGGCGCTGCGCCGGCTCGTCGTCGACGACCCCGGGCGCGTCACCGGGCGCCGCGTGGCCGCGGCGGCGAGGGAGGGCGACCCGCTGGCCTGCGCGGCCGTCGCCGACCTCGCGCGCTGGCTGGGGGAGGGGCTCGCGCTGGTCGCGGACGTGTTCGACCCGGAGCTCGTCGTCATCGGGGGCGGGGTGTCGGCGTCGGCGCCGCTGTTCCTCGACGACGCCCGCGAGCACTACGCCTCGCGCCTGACCGGCGCCGGGCGGCGCCCGCTGGCCCGGATCCGCACCGCGCAGCTCGGCGAGGACGCCGCCGTGGTGGGCGCGGCGCGGCTGGCGCGCGAGGCCGGCTGA
- a CDS encoding winged helix-turn-helix transcriptional regulator: MVLPRDYQGQRCSIARTLEVVGERWSLLVVRDAFFGVRRFSDFARHLGIPRAVLTERLDRLVEEGVLERVPGPGRRSEYALTPKGVELWPVLRAMAAWGDAHYSPAGPRRVSTHAGCGGAVDSGGACARCRHPVPVTETVTTPGPGWEPPPPGADAVTRALTGPRALLAPLP, translated from the coding sequence ATGGTGCTGCCACGGGACTACCAGGGTCAGCGGTGCTCGATCGCGCGGACGCTGGAGGTCGTCGGCGAGCGCTGGTCGCTGCTTGTCGTCCGCGACGCGTTCTTCGGGGTGCGCCGCTTCAGCGACTTCGCCCGCCACCTCGGCATCCCGCGCGCCGTGCTCACCGAGCGCCTCGACCGCCTGGTGGAGGAGGGCGTGCTGGAGCGCGTCCCGGGGCCGGGGCGGCGCTCGGAGTACGCGCTCACGCCCAAGGGCGTCGAGCTCTGGCCCGTGCTGCGCGCGATGGCCGCGTGGGGCGACGCGCACTACTCCCCGGCCGGGCCGCGCCGCGTCTCCACCCACGCCGGGTGCGGCGGCGCCGTCGACTCCGGGGGCGCCTGCGCGCGGTGCCGCCACCCCGTGCCGGTCACGGAGACGGTGACGACGCCGGGGCCGGGGTGGGAACCGCCGCCGCCCGGGGCCGACGCGGTGACCCGGGCGCTGACCGGGCCCCGCGCCCTGCTGGCGCCCCTGCCCTGA
- the pknB gene encoding Stk1 family PASTA domain-containing Ser/Thr kinase: MNAPPAALLDARYRLGPVIARGGMSIVYRGTDTRLDRPVAIKVMEPRLAADPAFRTRFEREARSAARIDHPAVVDVYDQGRHVDDSGGHGPEPVLFLVMELVEGATLRDVLRMRGQLGVPGAVAVLDRVLAGLAEAHRLGLVHRDVKPENVLISHTGEVKVADFGLVVAAAQAGASHVGTIMGTVAYLSPEQVATGSADARSDVYAAGILLYELLTGTPPFTGDTAISVAFRHVNDRVPPPSLIAGDVPPELDALVLRATDRDPAARPADAGALLGELRRVAHRLEVPRVPVPAPPRPAQHATEPVTHPGPVVMPGPRGTQALPAGPPRGATSTDLAGPPAGGTLHGGAGDPFPDHRRARRRSRRAFAVGIALVLVLALVVGAVAWWMGSGRWTQVPALVGVQQTAAAELLDDYGLVTGPATTTFDNAAPAGAVLAVDPPVGAQLLRGEIVTLTVSTGRPVVPPVEAGTDVAGAEQLVRDAGLTPTRDSSDAEFSDSVPEGAVIRTEPPAGQAVDIGGAVTLVVSRGVEPPPAPARVSVPMVVGQTASAAQALLDELGLSTVVQSTLPFALNEDPTVIGQSPAAGTVVEEGTQVVLDTL, encoded by the coding sequence GTGAACGCCCCGCCCGCCGCGCTGCTCGACGCGCGCTACCGGCTCGGTCCGGTGATCGCCCGCGGGGGCATGTCCATCGTCTACCGGGGCACCGACACCCGCCTCGACCGGCCCGTCGCGATCAAGGTGATGGAGCCGCGGCTCGCGGCCGACCCGGCGTTCCGCACCCGCTTCGAGCGGGAGGCGCGCTCCGCGGCCCGGATCGACCACCCGGCCGTCGTCGACGTCTACGACCAGGGCCGCCACGTCGACGACAGCGGCGGCCACGGCCCGGAGCCCGTGCTGTTCCTCGTGATGGAGCTCGTGGAGGGCGCCACCCTGCGCGACGTCCTGCGGATGCGCGGGCAGCTGGGCGTGCCGGGCGCGGTGGCCGTGCTCGACCGCGTGCTCGCCGGGCTCGCCGAGGCCCACCGGCTCGGGCTGGTGCACCGCGACGTCAAGCCGGAGAACGTGCTCATCAGCCACACCGGCGAGGTCAAGGTCGCCGACTTCGGGCTCGTCGTCGCGGCGGCGCAGGCCGGGGCCAGCCACGTCGGCACGATCATGGGGACGGTCGCGTACCTGTCCCCCGAGCAGGTCGCCACCGGCTCCGCCGACGCCCGCAGCGACGTCTACGCCGCCGGGATCCTGCTCTACGAGCTCCTCACCGGCACGCCGCCGTTCACCGGCGACACGGCGATCTCGGTGGCCTTCCGGCACGTCAACGACCGCGTGCCGCCGCCATCGCTGATCGCGGGCGACGTCCCGCCCGAGCTCGACGCCCTGGTGCTGCGGGCCACCGACCGCGACCCCGCCGCCCGCCCCGCCGACGCCGGGGCCCTGCTGGGCGAGCTGCGCCGCGTCGCGCACCGCCTCGAGGTGCCGCGGGTGCCCGTGCCGGCCCCGCCGCGGCCCGCGCAGCACGCGACCGAGCCCGTGACGCACCCCGGGCCGGTCGTGATGCCCGGGCCGCGCGGCACGCAGGCGCTGCCCGCGGGCCCGCCGCGCGGCGCCACCAGCACCGACCTGGCCGGGCCACCGGCCGGCGGCACCCTGCACGGCGGGGCGGGCGACCCGTTCCCCGACCACCGCCGCGCCCGGCGCCGCAGCCGCCGCGCCTTCGCCGTCGGCATCGCGCTGGTGCTCGTCCTCGCGCTCGTGGTGGGCGCGGTGGCCTGGTGGATGGGCAGCGGGCGCTGGACGCAGGTGCCCGCGCTCGTGGGGGTGCAGCAGACCGCGGCCGCGGAGCTCCTCGACGACTACGGCCTCGTCACCGGGCCGGCCACGACCACGTTCGACAACGCCGCACCCGCCGGCGCCGTGCTGGCCGTCGACCCGCCGGTCGGCGCGCAGCTGCTGCGTGGGGAGATCGTCACGCTGACGGTGTCCACCGGGCGCCCCGTCGTGCCGCCCGTGGAGGCCGGCACCGACGTCGCCGGCGCCGAGCAGCTCGTCCGCGACGCCGGGCTGACGCCCACCCGGGACAGCTCCGACGCCGAGTTCAGCGACTCCGTGCCCGAGGGCGCGGTGATCCGCACCGAGCCCCCGGCGGGTCAGGCCGTCGACATCGGCGGGGCGGTGACGCTGGTCGTCAGCCGCGGGGTCGAGCCGCCGCCCGCGCCCGCGCGCGTGTCGGTTCCGATGGTCGTGGGGCAGACGGCCTCGGCCGCCCAGGCCCTGCTCGACGAGCTGGGCCTGAGCACCGTGGTGCAGTCGACGCTGCCGTTCGCGCTCAACGAGGACCCGACCGTGATCGGCCAGAGCCCCGCGGCGGGGACGGTGGTCGAGGAGGGCACCCAGGTCGTCCTGGACACCCTCTAG
- a CDS encoding GPGG-motif small membrane protein has translation MATILWILAVVLVVAGVLAIIRKQLVWGIVLIVVGLLVGPGGVSIFT, from the coding sequence ATGGCAACCATCCTCTGGATCCTGGCAGTCGTCCTCGTCGTCGCCGGCGTCCTGGCGATCATCCGCAAGCAGCTCGTGTGGGGCATCGTGCTGATCGTCGTCGGGCTGCTCGTCGGCCCCGGCGGCGTCAGCATCTTCACCTGA
- a CDS encoding class II 3-deoxy-7-phosphoheptulonate synthase, protein MNWTVDAPVEVLPELPPLPADLRSRLDDALSRPAAQQPDWPDAAEVAHVRTVLESVPPVTLPPEVDRLQSRLADVANGKAFLLQGGDCAETFVDNTEPHIRATIRTLLQMAIVLTYGASTPVVKVGRIAGQYAKPRSSPVDALGLPSYRGDIVHSIVADPEARRADPSRMVRAYANASAAMNLVRALTATGMADLTTVHDWNKDFVRTSAAGERYEAVAAEIERAVRFMDACGVDDHNLHSVEFYASHEALLLDYERAMLRMDTTREEARLYDLSAHFLWIGERTRQLDGAHIAVAELLSNPIGLKIGPTTTPELAVEYVERLDPKGAPGRLTLISRMGNGKVRDVLPAIVEKVEASGHKVIWQCDPMHGNTVESTSGYKTRHFDRIVDEVQGFFEVHRGLGTHPGGIHVEVTGEDVTECLGGAQEISDADLGGRYETACDPRLNTQQSLELAFLVAEMLRG, encoded by the coding sequence GTGAACTGGACCGTCGACGCCCCGGTCGAAGTGCTTCCCGAGCTGCCCCCGCTGCCCGCCGACCTGCGCAGCAGGCTCGACGACGCCCTCTCCCGCCCCGCCGCGCAGCAGCCCGACTGGCCCGACGCGGCCGAGGTGGCGCACGTCCGCACGGTGCTGGAGAGCGTGCCGCCGGTGACGCTGCCGCCCGAGGTCGACCGCCTGCAGTCCCGGCTGGCCGACGTCGCGAACGGGAAGGCGTTCCTGCTGCAGGGCGGCGACTGCGCCGAGACCTTCGTCGACAACACCGAGCCGCACATCCGCGCCACCATCCGCACGCTGCTGCAGATGGCGATCGTCCTCACCTACGGCGCCTCGACGCCCGTCGTCAAGGTCGGCCGGATCGCCGGGCAGTACGCGAAGCCGCGCAGCTCGCCCGTCGACGCCCTGGGCCTGCCCTCCTACCGCGGCGACATCGTGCACTCGATCGTCGCCGACCCCGAGGCGCGCCGCGCCGACCCCTCCCGCATGGTCCGCGCCTACGCCAACGCGAGCGCCGCCATGAACCTGGTGCGCGCGCTCACCGCCACCGGCATGGCCGACCTGACGACGGTCCACGACTGGAACAAGGACTTCGTCCGCACGTCCGCCGCGGGCGAGCGGTACGAGGCCGTCGCCGCCGAGATCGAGCGGGCCGTCAGGTTCATGGACGCGTGCGGGGTCGACGACCACAACCTGCACAGCGTCGAGTTCTACGCCTCGCACGAGGCGCTGCTGCTCGACTACGAGCGCGCGATGCTGCGGATGGACACCACCCGCGAGGAGGCCCGGCTCTACGACCTGTCGGCGCACTTCCTGTGGATCGGCGAGCGCACCCGCCAGCTCGACGGCGCCCACATCGCCGTCGCGGAGCTGCTGTCCAACCCGATCGGGCTCAAGATCGGCCCGACGACCACGCCCGAGCTGGCCGTCGAGTACGTCGAGCGGCTCGACCCGAAGGGCGCCCCCGGCCGGCTCACGCTGATCAGCCGGATGGGCAACGGCAAGGTCCGCGACGTGCTGCCCGCGATCGTCGAGAAGGTCGAGGCGTCCGGGCACAAGGTCATCTGGCAGTGCGACCCGATGCACGGCAACACCGTCGAGTCCACGTCGGGCTACAAGACGCGCCACTTCGACCGCATCGTCGACGAGGTGCAGGGCTTCTTCGAGGTCCACCGCGGCCTGGGCACGCACCCGGGCGGCATCCACGTCGAGGTCACCGGCGAGGACGTCACGGAGTGCCTGGGCGGCGCCCAGGAGATCTCCGACGCCGACCTCGGCGGCCGCTACGAGACCGCGTGCGACCCGCGGCTCAACACCCAGCAGTCGCTCGAGCTGGCGTTCCTCGTGGCGGAGATGCTGCGCGGCTGA
- a CDS encoding lysophospholipid acyltransferase family protein gives MLYWWSKFVFLGPLLRLFCRPTIEGLEHIPARGGAILASNHLAVVDSFVLPLVVPRRITFPAKSEYFTKPGLVGRMQKAFFTGVGQIPIDRSGGSAARDAMDTAVRVLREGRLLGIYPEGTRSPDGRLYKGKTGVARMALEAGVPVIPVAMIGTDKVNPIGSRMWRPRKVHIRVGEPLDFSRYAGMEGDRFIERSMTDEIMYALMELSGQTYVDMYAASVKERAAKALAEKAEPAAADGVGDVPRPAPPTVPDTRAS, from the coding sequence GTGCTGTACTGGTGGTCCAAGTTCGTGTTCCTCGGTCCGCTGCTGCGGCTGTTCTGCCGCCCCACGATCGAGGGGCTCGAGCACATCCCGGCCCGCGGCGGGGCCATCCTCGCGAGCAACCACCTCGCGGTCGTCGACTCGTTCGTCCTGCCCCTGGTGGTGCCGCGGCGGATCACGTTCCCGGCGAAGTCGGAGTACTTCACCAAGCCGGGGCTGGTCGGCCGCATGCAGAAGGCGTTCTTCACCGGCGTGGGCCAGATCCCGATCGACCGCTCCGGCGGGTCGGCCGCCCGCGACGCCATGGACACCGCGGTGCGGGTGCTGCGCGAGGGCCGGCTGCTGGGGATCTACCCGGAGGGCACCCGCTCGCCCGACGGACGCCTCTACAAGGGCAAGACCGGTGTCGCCCGGATGGCGCTGGAGGCGGGCGTGCCCGTCATCCCGGTGGCCATGATCGGCACCGACAAGGTCAACCCGATCGGGTCGCGCATGTGGCGGCCGCGCAAGGTGCACATCCGCGTGGGCGAGCCCCTCGACTTCAGCCGCTACGCCGGCATGGAGGGCGACCGGTTCATCGAGCGCTCGATGACCGACGAGATCATGTACGCGCTCATGGAGCTGTCCGGGCAGACCTACGTCGACATGTACGCGGCCTCGGTGAAGGAGCGCGCGGCGAAGGCGCTGGCCGAGAAGGCGGAGCCGGCCGCGGCCGACGGCGTCGGCGACGTCCCGCGCCCCGCCCCGCCGACGGTGCCCGACACCCGCGCCTCCTGA